One genomic segment of Mesoterricola silvestris includes these proteins:
- a CDS encoding efflux RND transporter periplasmic adaptor subunit encodes MSSPRILVYAALPAVLIAGTIGVHQYRKHAEIVRQRAQKQEGLVPVTLAGVENHSFRGAIAFTGTLLAVNRAELKAEVSGRVTRVIVQEGDRVGAGAVLSAQDEDDLLLSVQAAEAQLAQAQAQAQQARRDNERAQSLLEKRSVTRQSAQQAETNYNAAMAMVRAADSNLGLAKSRLRKSRITSPFAGEVAQRLIQPGEMLAPGQTAFTVVDNRKLEIQADLPAEAVAAVKQGMKASFRIAGFDQPFEATLTQVSGSVMQDGRTLRVRMEVPNADGRLKSGLFAEGVILGDGEVRRPALPSAILTAVGRDADVFVAENGVARRRRILVGPDQGGWRSVDGLPVGAQVVAQGRDLVADGTRLQLETEKGK; translated from the coding sequence ATGAGCAGCCCCAGAATTCTCGTCTACGCGGCCCTGCCCGCCGTCCTCATCGCCGGGACCATCGGCGTCCACCAGTACCGCAAGCACGCGGAGATCGTCCGCCAACGCGCCCAGAAGCAGGAGGGCCTCGTCCCCGTCACCCTCGCGGGCGTGGAGAACCATTCCTTCCGGGGGGCCATCGCCTTCACCGGCACCCTCCTGGCCGTGAACCGCGCCGAGCTCAAGGCCGAAGTGTCCGGCCGGGTCACCCGGGTCATCGTCCAGGAGGGGGACCGCGTGGGAGCCGGCGCCGTGCTCTCCGCCCAGGACGAGGACGATCTCCTCCTGTCCGTCCAGGCCGCCGAAGCCCAGCTCGCCCAGGCCCAGGCCCAGGCCCAGCAGGCCCGCCGCGACAACGAGCGCGCCCAGAGCCTCCTGGAGAAGCGCAGCGTCACGCGCCAGTCCGCGCAACAGGCCGAGACCAACTACAACGCCGCCATGGCCATGGTCCGCGCCGCCGACAGCAACCTGGGCCTGGCCAAGAGCCGCCTGAGGAAGTCGCGCATCACCTCCCCCTTCGCGGGCGAGGTGGCCCAGCGCCTCATCCAGCCCGGCGAGATGCTCGCCCCGGGCCAGACCGCCTTCACCGTCGTGGACAACCGCAAGCTGGAGATCCAGGCGGACCTTCCCGCCGAGGCCGTGGCCGCGGTGAAGCAGGGCATGAAGGCATCCTTCCGCATCGCCGGCTTCGACCAGCCCTTCGAGGCCACCCTCACCCAGGTGAGCGGCTCGGTCATGCAGGACGGCCGGACCCTGCGGGTGCGCATGGAGGTGCCCAACGCCGACGGCCGCCTCAAGAGCGGGCTCTTCGCCGAGGGCGTGATCCTGGGCGACGGCGAGGTCCGGCGCCCCGCCCTGCCCAGCGCCATCCTCACCGCCGTGGGCCGGGACGCCGACGTCTTCGTGGCGGAGAACGGCGTCGCCCGGCGCAGACGGATCCTGGTGGGCCCCGACCAGGGCGGCTGGCGCTCCGTGGACGGCCTTCCCGTGGGCGCCCAGGTCGTGGCCCAGGGCCGCGACCTGGTGGCCGACGGCACCCGCCTCCAGCTCGAAACCGAAAAGGGGAAGTGA